CCATTCAATGATTCTGTAATCTACTATCATTTCTCTTTTTTGTTTGGGGCTAGTTGATTTTGTAAGAGTCCATAACATATTGGACTTTTGGGGTAAGATGAAATTATTCAAGAAATATTTTAAAGGTGGTTGTTTGTTTAATGACCTATGAGCTTTTCTAGTATTATACCAGATTAAGTATTGCATCAATCCTCTGCTAAATTAAACTCTTCTGTATCACACAGGTTTTCTCTGTGCCAGTTTATGTATTGCTCTTTTAAGGTTCTATTGAATCTCTCCACATAAGCATTTTCCTTGGGACGTCTTGGGTAGCTATTAAAATGAACTATGTTGTTTTTCCTAACATATGTCCTAAAGTGCTTCTCGAACTCAGATCCGTTGTCTGTCTGGATTCTTTTTCCAAAGAAAGATAGTTGATCTTCCTTTATTGAAAGCTTCTCTGGTGACCATAGGCCCAAATTCGTCAAAGAACTTAAGAATTCTTATTCTTTGTTCGATTAACTGCTTTTGCTTTAGAGAATAGTGAGATATATCGTATATGTACTTCATAAGACGATTATATCCCTTAAAGTAGCTTGCAAGATAGATTTGCTACATTTAGACTCCTTACCTAGAGTCCAATATGTTTCTGAACTTATGCAAATATTTCACCTATATTTTGTATTTATAACAAAATATACAAATAAAATTTAAAAAACAATAACTTTTTATATTAATATAATTACTAACTTTATTATTATAAGCATGAATAAGCTTAATTAAACATTTAGAAAAATATAAAAATCCAATATCTTTGATAAGAATAAATTACACTAAATATTGCTTAAAGATAGATAAAATAAGCCACGCCTAAAAAAGAGCACAAGCACTTTTAAGGAAGTTCTGGAAAAAATGAACATGACTTCTATAAAAAATAGAGCATAAATGAATTACAGAATATAAAATGATAAAAAGTAAAAAAGGCAAATAAATAAAATAAAGGAGGTATTAATTATGGCTAGAATGCCAGGAGAAAAAGAACCTATGACTACTGCAGAAGCAGGAAGAAGGGGCGGGACCAGCACATTCAAAAAATATGGTCCAGAATTCTATCACAAAATAGGCACCAAGGGTGGCCATAGAGTAAGAGAACTTATACAGAAAGCTAAGGGAGGTATGAAATAAAATTATAAAAAATAAAGGGGGATTAGTATGGCTAAAGAAAAAAAATCTATCACTACCGCAGAAGCAGGTCAAAAGGGAGGAGCAACAACTTCCAGAAAGTATGGGCCTGAATTTTATCAGGAAATTGGTCAAAAAGGTGAAGAAGCAGTGAGTGAAAAATATGGACCAGAGTTTTACCAGAAAATCGGTCAAAAAGGGGGAAGGGTTGTAAGCGAAAAGTATGGGCCTGATTTTTATCATAAAATTGGAACAATGGGTGGACATAAGGTAAGAGACCTTATTAAAAAAGCGAAAGAGAGCTCAGAAGGATAAGGAGGAAAAATGGCCAAAAAAGCTAACGCTAAGCCTGCCATGACTACTAAAGAAGCCGGGCGAATAGGAGGCAGAAAAACAGCAAGAAAATATGGAAAAGAATTTTATCAGACAATAGGCAAAAAAAGCGGTCAAGCAGTAAAAAAACTTATACAAGAAGGAAAAAACCTTAGGAATAAGATAGTTTGGGATAGTCCTGTATCACAGGACTATTTTTATTTTAAGATAGCCAAAATTTTTGTGCTATTAAAATTTTTATGAATAATTTTTTCAAACCCTTTAATATCTCCTTGAAAAAAAAGCTTTTCTAGAATACTATCGCCAATATCTTCTATCAAAAAAGAGATACGATTTGCCTCCCACTGATAGCCAGAGTCTTTAACAAAACCAGTTTTCTTATTGGTAAAATATTGTATTACTCCTTCATTCAAAAGCTTAAAATAATTAATCTTTTTTCCTTTTTTAAAAATCTGGGTATAAAAACCAGATTTTACAGTGGTTTTATCTTTATGTTTATCGATCTTTCTAAAACTTGATGCATGAAGAAGTTCATGATAAAGAATATTAATAATAAAATCTCTATCTAGTAGTTTTACTAAATCCTTATTAAATAAAATAGTTCTTTCCTCATGTTCGTAAAAAGCGGGTATATCCTTTAATCCTCTATACGGATAAACAGATTTTAGTTTATTGGTAAATCCCGAGACTTGAATTTTAACACAATTCAGGTTACTAGGGTTTATATTCCCCTTAAAATCATTCACTATTTTTTTCTTTAGTTTAATAAATATATCTTTAAGATCTCTTTCGGTCATGGTATCATTCTAGCTTCTAAAATATTTGTTGTCAATTTCAACAATAATACGATTTTGTGGATAATTTATTTTGTAGGATATTACAATGATAATGAATTTCTTTTAACTTAAAATTTTAAAGAAGGCTAAATCTTTCCTAGATCTAACATTTAAAAATAAAAGGTTTAATTAAAAACCAGACTAGGAAAGATTAGCAATACGTTTCCTGCTCTTGTTAAAAATGAGGGCAGGAATTTACCACTAAACAAATTTATAATATAATCTAATCAAACTTATTTAAAGGCACTAAGCAAATGGAAATCTCCAAAGAACAAGCGGAGAAAATTCAAAACCATATAATGAGCTTGCTAGGTAAAGAAGTAAGCTTTGTTGATACCGAAAACCGATACATTGCTTCAAGCTACCCTAATAATGTAGGGAGAAAAGCCAATCTTTCTACTAATATTTTTACTGAAAGTCAACCTAAAGAATTAGAGATAAGAGGCGAGGAACAAATAGTAATTCCTATTATTTATGAAGGTAAAAGTTTAGGTGTTTTACTTGTTAATAATGATGATAATAACGGCCTAGAACAGGCTAAAATAATTAAAAGTTTTACAGAACTTTTAATGCAGCAAACGATAGAAAAAACTCGAGCCCTTAAAGATTCAACCGATCAATTTATATCAAAAATGTTATTCGAAAATGATCCTAAAAAAATACCATACCTTATCTCTGAAGCTTCAATATTAGGCCATAAATTAAATATCTCAAGAATAGCTATTTTTATTAAGATAGAGGGATTTTGGGAAAATTGCTTACTAAATGATTATAGATTCGAGGGTGATCGAACTAGAGTAATAGAACATTGGAAAAAAGAAATAGAGAATGCCATTTCGGGCTTCTTTACGAAAGCCTCTGATAATATTATCGCATATTTAGGAGAAGACTATTTTATAATCTTTAAAGATATCTCAAATTCCGATGAAGATAAAGCAATTGAGCTTATTAATAAAAATTTTTCTGAGATATTTAATCCTTTAAAGAATCATCAAACTAAAAAAATAACCGTTGGAATCAGTAAAGCTTACATAGGTATAAAGGGTTTAATAAAAGCTTATAACGAATCAAAAATGACTGCATTATTAGGTGAAAAAATATACGGGGGTGATAAAAGTTATTTCATTGATGATTTAGGAATAGTCTCTATAATAGGCGACGGTGCACGAGAAAAAAATTAACTTTTTCTTCTGAATTGTTAGGTAATTTAACTAATAATGATTTATTAAAAACCCTTGAATTTTTCTTTAAAGAAAACCTTAATCTAACCAGCACCGGGCAAAAACTTCACATTCATAGAAACACCGTCATTTATAGATTAGACCAGATTTCACGAATAATAGGCTTAGATCCAAGAAATTTTGATGACGCTGTATCAATAAAAATAGCCCTCCTAATAAGGCAGCTATTTTCTTAAAATGTCTAAGACAAAATCTTAGAATATAAAATCTATTTTAGAATTTCCTTTACCTTATTTACAACCTGATCTGGCGTATTATAGGCTTTTACAAGATAATCAGTAGCACCCAGAGAAATAGCCAGCTTGATATCTCTATCTGCATCTTTTACTCCAAGATTAGTTAATATAATTACAGGAATATTTTTATATTCATTTTTTGATTTTATGTCTTTTAGGACTTCAAACCCATTCTTGTCCGGCAGGAGAATGTCTAATAGAATAAGATTCATGCTAGAATCAATCTTTTGAATCACTTCTTCGCTATTTTTCGCTACCACCGTATCAAATCCAGACATTTTAAATTGTTCTTCGTACATCTCTGCTAAAGTTACATCATCTTCTATTAAAAATATTTTTTTCATTTTTCCTCCATTAATTTTTATTTATTTTGTGCATGGTAATTGTAATTGTAAAACTAAAGGAATACGGATTTTAAATGTAGTACCCTCACCTTTTATACTAGATGCCGAAAGTTCTCCTCCTATTTCATTAGCCAACTCTCTAGCAATATATAATCCTAAACCAGCACCGGGCACACGTGATGTTAAAGAATCACTCACTCTATAAAATCTTTGGAAAATATTTTCGATATCTTCTTCTGATATACCTATTCCGGTATCACGAATATTGATTATGATATCATTATGATCTTTTACAAGACTAATAATTATTGAATCTCCCCCCGAATACTTAATAGCATTATCTATAATTCCAGATATGACTATTTTAAGACGTTTATAATCAGATGACGCGAAAACAGGCTGGGTAGTAAAGTCTTTTTTAACGCTAATACCTGTCTTTTCAATGTTATAGTTAAGATTAACTATAACATCATTTATAAGCTCGATTAAATCAATTGTTGTTAACTTAATAGAAGATTTATCGCTTTTGATTCTGATAATTTCTAACATTCGCTCAACTAAATCCATTATCTCTTCAGATGATGTATAGGCCCTTTCTAGGTACCGAGTTTTATTTTCTTCATTAAGCCCCTTATTGTTAAGTATCATACTCATATAGCCTCTCACAGCAGTTAGGGGAGTCCTTAGTTCGTGTGTAGCTGAAGTTATAAAGTCCTCTCTTTCTTTTTCAATTTTTTTTAATTTATCTATATCTCTAATTATTTCTACTATAAGCACTAACTTACCGAAATTATCTAATATAGAATAGGCGCTAACAGATACCCACTTAAATTCGCCGTTTTTTTGCTTTAGCCATAATTCATCATTCTTAATTATTTGAGATTTGTGTATTCTTTTTCTTTTTACTATTTCCATAGCAGGGCAGAAGTTGCCTATTTTTGTTTTTGAAAATGGATTATAAAGGCTCCTACTTTCGCAAGCAAGATGCCCCTTTAATTCTTCTTTTTCAAACCCGGACAACCTGCAAAATTCCGGGTTAGTGTCAATAATGATACCCTCAGAGTCATATATAATCATTCCTATATCTACAGTCTGAAAAAAAGTGTGCCATCTCTGTTCCTGCATCTTGATTGTTTGCAGTTTATCAGATAGATCACTCACAACCGATTTTAGTTTATCGCGCTGAGAAACAACTTTATTATGTAAATCATGAATGTTTACAGCTGAAGCAACTTGTGATGAAACTAATCTTAATACTTCCAATTCATATTGTTTAATTAGCTTTGGTTTCTTCCAATGAACTATAACTAAACCAATAACTTTATTCTCAAGAAGAATTGGGCTAATCACTAATGAACCAGCTTTAAATGGGCTTTTAAAATTTAAACGCCAATTATTTTGAATATCAAATACTAAAAGAGTCTCTTTTTTATTTTTAATAAAATCAATGATATCGGCAAAATCTGGTTTTTTTCTATCTATAAAAATTAAACAATTATCAACTCCTAAGTTTGCCATTATTGTTTCTTTAATAACAGATAAATAATCATCCATATCTAAACTCAATTTAGAGACTGCATTGCTTATTTGATAAAGCAATTGTCTTATATCTTCATTATTTTCCATAATTTATATAAGCCTCAAAAATTGTTTTATTTCTAGGGCTAATATTCGGTCCTTCTTCGGGTGGCGACCAAAAAACCGAATCAATTTCATAGTTTTCCATTACCGTGCCTTGTGTTTCACATTCATAAGCAAACCAATCATGGTAATCCGCGCCGGCCCGACAAGAGTTTTTTACATCCACTTCCTTAAAGAATAATTTCGCTTTTTTCACTCGTAAGCC
This portion of the bacterium CG_4_10_14_0_2_um_filter_33_32 genome encodes:
- a CDS encoding response regulator, giving the protein MKKIFLIEDDVTLAEMYEEQFKMSGFDTVVAKNSEEVIQKIDSSMNLILLDILLPDKNGFEVLKDIKSKNEYKNIPVIILTNLGVKDADRDIKLAISLGATDYLVKAYNTPDQVVNKVKEILK
- a CDS encoding general stress protein B, which gives rise to MAKEKKSITTAEAGQKGGATTSRKYGPEFYQEIGQKGEEAVSEKYGPEFYQKIGQKGGRVVSEKYGPDFYHKIGTMGGHKVRDLIKKAKESSEG
- a CDS encoding Em GEA1 (EM1); amino-acid sequence: MPGEKEPMTTAEAGRRGGTSTFKKYGPEFYHKIGTKGGHRVRELIQKAKGGMK